The genomic window CCAGACTTTCCAGATTCAATACTACCCCAACCACTGATTGTGCAATTCAATCCTGGCAAGTATTCAACGTTTTCAGGTGGCAAGCAAATGGGCATTATATTTCTGCCTAAAGGAATCCCTTGCCCCTTTAGCATCACCAAGGCAATGTCATTGTTCATGCGTTGCCCCTTGCGAAAATCTTCGTGTATATAGTAATCTTCAATGTTTGCTTCTACTTCGGTACCGTCATCAACCTATAACATAGGTATTGTACTGTTTTATGATTTACTGTAAAGCTTCTGTCACATACCCATAACCTTTTTTCCAAAACCATTGATTGCAAGTGATTGtgtaattctattttttattggtAAAGTCTGCTCACCTCTGTATTATAATCTCCAGCTCGTACAAAATACATTCCCTTATTATAGCCTTCTAAGCAGTGAGCTGCCGTTAAAACATACAATGGAGATATTATCACCGCACCACACCAATGATTCGATCTACTGTGTCCTCTAACTCTGAGACTTGCCTAGAGATAGTGAATGACCGATATCAAGAAAAGGTTCAAAACATATTCACTGGTTTAAGGGAAGGACACCTTTTCACgctcaattcatttttttaatagttttaCCTGCCATGGATATGCCCCTTTTTGAGCAACAGACCCTTGAACAACTCTGGCCATATACTCgtcattttcatcaaaatcttcAATGCGTTTACCACAATCTGTAGGCAATATATCATTGGCTGTGACCTCAGGTAAGTACGGAACTGACTTCTGAAATCGTTTTAAAACGTTtgggaatgaaataaatttgcgaaatataTCTTTCAGTAGTTCAATACTCTTGAGTAGTTATAACACCagatatttttactatttcgaATATCCGTCAATCATCCAAGtgttttacaataatatgGTATTCCTGAACTGTACATATATTGAAGTTTTAATAACCGCTGTGTAAAGCAATTTGTAGAACAGGCTCATGTTGTTTCATCCAAAAGAAACGAATGGGTATAATGTAATGAAACAAGTTATTTTGCATGTCTgtcaacaaaattttattctactcctattgattataatttacaGTAATACATTATCATGGAGCTAAGAAAAACTTTACTATATTTTCCGACTGTACGGAAGCCCATGTTCTAAACTTAAACGTCTGTCATAAAACTACTCTAATCTTAAAGTTTTATCGATATTAATTTACCTCATGTCTTATTACTTCTCCAGACTCACATCGCACACCGACGTCTTCGTCATGACCGCAATTGTGGCGGCCCCAATGTTCATGATCACACCTGTATAATTGTGTCTCGTTACCAGAGCAGAATAcctgtaaaaaaatgtcaaaattattattttctcatcgTATTTTAACAGTATGCCGTAGAGCGTGTATGTAATATCACACTTCATCGGATATTACTACCGTTCATCAAATTAGCAGTTACTGTTACCTCATCTAACCAAATAGGCCCATCTCCAGGTCCAAAAGCTCCATTCTTTATTGCAGTTGCAGGTCCTCCATAACCCAATGATCTACAAATGACTGTAGCAGCTGtatctgaaaaatcgtcatcACAAACCGTGCCCCAAATACCGTGGTGACGCACTTCGACTCTTCCTTCAAGAAGATTACTACCCCCAGAGAGCCTTAGCTCAAAAGGTGCCTATAAACGTTCACGTAATCAATTATAATGGGATTAATGGTACTCTAAATTTATTTACTCTTTtggaatattttgtttcatataTGTGGATGTTACCTCACAATGCTCTGGACCTTCATCAGAACGATCACTACAATCTACAACTTCATCGCATATGAATGGTGTTGGAATACACTCGGGACTGTTGTCACACTTCCAGGACCCATCTTGACATGTGTTCACTGCTGTTTTGCAAACTATACCAACAGCCTCTTCAGGGAGGCAGTTGTGAATGCCCCATCTATAATCATGAGAGAATATTCAAAAGTTTTAAGGATGTTGAATTTGGAATTTGACTTGAATTGTGTAATCTAGTCGTGCAACGTACCCATCGAAATCGCATTCCCTTAGCGAGGTCTCATTTCCCCTACACTTTAATTGATCCATTAAAAATAACTGTGAATCGGCATTGCCATAGTAACCTGCAGGCCTGACTTCTTGAGCACCGTATATGAAACCCAGCTCCTTGCACGCAACATTAGCAGCAATCATTCCAAAACCATCGTCACACACCTGTCCCCATTTTTCCCATACTGTAATAAGGTAAGCAACAATTGGTATACACTGATGTAGTTCCACTGGTAATTCGTACACCATATTGTAACTGATTGCAATACTATTATACCGTTTTCATCTTAAGATTACCTTTGACTTCCACTCTACCCTGATTGGTATTGTTGGATCCGCTTAGTCTAATTTCATATccataattttccaaattacaaCTGCTTTCATCAGTACGATCTCCacagttattttttccatcacaTAGTAGTGACTGATTTATACATTTTCCATTTCCGCAAACGAACATATCACTACAGTTGATGCTTCTTTCATCCATTTCATAATAATCATAATCTATGGAGGGTTGTAGGTCTCCAGTAAGCCCGATGTTACTGTCACTGAGTAAACAGACATTCCCATCAGCTCTAAAATgtgaaataacaaattttagTATTGAAAGTTCAGTACCTGGAATACTATCAGAGACAACTGTATTGATTAAATCATATATTACTTTGTTTTATGAGAAAATTGCTGATAAACTAGAACttgattacaaatttttatcgttaaGTGACCAATATAATCTAAACATACTTATGACTGAATGATCGACACGTAAAATCAGCTTCCTTACATCTGAGAGCACATGTTTTCAGTGGAGTGTTTAACCATTTCTCTACATCGTGGTCATCTAAATGATGTTGTtctatttttgtataaaattccaagTGCTGAGAACAGTCCTGTTCATCAACTCCATTGGTGCAGTCCTGAAATGTTATTAAAGTTTAAAGTTAGACAGAAATGTTAGCTTATCATTAtttatcaattgaaaattaaatgacaCCACATCATCCTATACCTCTTGGCCATCACAAATCCATGGTGATGGAATACATTCGCCAGGTGTGCATTCAAAATGTTTTGGGTTGCAGCGTCCTGCTGTGACAGTCCTTATCATACCTAAAAGAACATTTGAAGAGTAATTCATTACCATACATTTGAAAAGATTGACAAAAGTTTCGACAAAATGTACAATTTGTAATGTAGTCTACCTTGTTCGGCACACGGTGGAATGTCACAGTGTTCAAATTCGCCATTCAGTCCAGTAAAACACCAAGGTTTCAGTTCCCTGTTTGGATTCGGATTCCTACAGTAGTTAtgttctttcaatttttctctaatttcaTCAGAAACCACCTGTAATAtagcaaaaatgaaaattgaatgattatAGGTTGGGACATTTTCAGCAAAGATGAATCAGCCCTACCTTAAAATGGAGATGCTGCTCGATCGCCTCGTCATTCCATGGAAGACAGTGTGCTCCTGATTCTgtgatatttgcttttcccGAATAGTGCTGGCCCTTGCCATAAACGCATCCTATTACGAAACATCAGTTATGAGAATTGTAGTTTTTAAGCGATATTTCTTAAAATTAGTATTTGTTTTACCAATATCATTGTAGACCCTCTTGCAGATGTACGAATGTCCTTTGGATGATGTAGCACAGTCCTCAATGTCCCAAAAGAAGTAATCACTCAGGCAACTTTTGTCAGGACGATTATGGCAGGAAAATATACGCTTCATGACAACGCATACTGGACGTGAGCCAACCGATGGAGGTATTCTTTCGTCCTGCATCCAGCCAGGCCACCAATTGGCAAACCTAACACagaaacaaaattcattttatacacaacTACAAGCAGCCTTACTgtgtaattgaaataatgattgtAGTGAGCAATAACGTACCTAAACTTGGCATGATTCGAATCTTCCCAGAGCCAAATTGTTCTGTTTAAGGTTGTGAAACCAAATCCTGATGTCATGATAGAGTTGACATCTGGACGTCTCTGCACCAGCCACTCGGATATAAAATTGTTCTCTGTTTGATCGAGAACATCCAATAGCCTTGCCCCTTTACTATTACAGTAGTCCAAAGCCTCAGCATGATTTAATGCTGTATCGGGGTTTGCCAAATGATAGCAAAAACCTCTGTGCGGTatttcatcttctctgcaATAGGCTGCTCTGTTTGGTAAACAACGGATTCCAACAGCATCGCGGGCTACGTCACAATATGGATTGTGTGTGAAcctgattttaatttaatgAAAGTTAtagtttacaataaattaattttacaataattaatcaaCTATTGCCAGGATGTCCGATCAGAGCTATAAATTGTGATAGTAACGGCTATACATATCCAAGTTTGTATAAATTGCCTAGTTGTTAgacatgtattttttcaatcttactTGCAAGATTGGAAGTATGTTTCATTTCCAATGCAATCCACACTGTCGGCTGCTACCCAAGGTAGTTCATCATTCTGATTATTATTTCCTTGCCATGCCATTTCAGCTCCCCtagcaaaaaaatataaaaaattgacttACCATCGCATATAAACTGTGTACTTTGTTTTCAAGATTTATACGAATGGGGAGAAATGAGATACAATGCAATTTTCGGATTAAAATACCTTGTGTATCCCAACTGCCTGCAAACAATATTAGCTTTTTTGAGGGTCCATGCATTTCTATGATCGCATACAATTCCCCAACCAGGCTGAGTACCTTGTACTTCTAAATAACCTTCCTCCAAAATAGAACCGCCACGCAGCCGCAGCATCTAGAAATTAgttgtataaatacatattgCTGATTGTGCCTCGAATTAATTCATATTATGCACTGAAGaacaatcaaattttcatcagcTGCAGCATTGTATAGATTGAGAGTTGAGATTAATTGCTTGTCTCATTATTCGGAACTGCCTCAAGTATACAATATCACATTGCATGTActgtaattaaatatttatcatacTCAATTCATCGTTAATATCTCACCTGGCCAGATATTGGTGTAATATTAATCCATTCATCCCAGCCGTTTATGGGCTGAACACCTTGTACAAAGTAAACAGGGAAAGGAGGTTCACCTGAAAAGATAGAACAAATCTTCGTAACGTCATTTTTAAACGAAGGGTcaaacaattttattacaattcaGACCTGTATCTGAAGAAATTGGATGGAAATTTAACTTTCAAGTTGTTTTTGTTGAAGTCATCTTCATCTGCTTGTGTTGCATAATTCAATAATTAGAAAGAAAGGGTAACATATTGTACTTACCAATTTCACGAATATTGTAATACCTTTTTTGTACAAGAGGACGCAACATTCCTGCAATACATTAACATTTTCTACCCACCTTTACTGTTTACGAATTCTACACCAAAAATATCTAGATCAATTTCTTGATTAGTAACTTTCATGATTCCTGAAGTTTTTGAACCCTCAGAAATTTGTCTATCATCTTTATCAAGTTTTTTATCTTCCATAGTGGCTTCAGTCTCTACCAAAGTACTTGTAGATTCAAGTGttgtatattcaatttttgtttcattcaatttttcgtcattatcCTTGTCACTATCAAACTCAATTTGAGCGTGGAGTGTATTTTTGTCAGTTGTATCATAATCTCTTTCCCCTTCTgctaaattatatatatatataaacataatTTCTTGGTTCATTATGATATAGATTGCATCCTGTATATCGACTAATTTCCGTGGTACATGtcgaattttttctacaaagttATCCCATGCAATTAGTCTAAAGTAACATGTTTTTAAAGCCgaaaatttacatattctACTGGTATTGACGTTCTTGGCTTACCAAGATAtttagaatcgatttgttaTTCAATGGATTATTCATTTGCTGGTTTATTAATGGTACTAAAACATTGTAGTGGAGGTTTTtcataataaattgataatgCCAAGCAATTTTTTGGCTTACCTAAAACTGAAACTCCATTTTTATTGCCAAATTTTTGTGCATCAGAATGTCCTTGAttaatttctatttctttcgTAATGTAATGACCCTGGATTTCATTTACATTCGCATATATTCCACTTGGATACCAGTTTTTATTAATCATTGTCAGATCGGTTGAGTTTCGGTAGTGGAAATTCTTCCCAtctgtttttctttgtctttttATAGTTTTAGTGCCAGGCTTGCTAGGAACTTGATGAAAAACATTTGTTCTCATTGTCCATTGATCTGATTTCGAATCAAGATCATGATCACTTTCTCTGTGACCAGCCAGATCTATTTTTCCTGATGAAGGACCTAACAAATCAGTTTTGACTGAGGGTAACTTTTTAGATGTGTGTATTGTACTCTCTACTACTCTGCTATTCGAATTCCCGTTTCTGAACATGGTATTGGTGTATTGATCAGTATTGAGTATTGGAGATTGGATCATGTTTTTATTACTAGAATTCCTGTGAATAATATCTCCGTACGTTTCATTCACGTCCATATGTCCCTCTGTAGCATGCCAGTACTCTTGACCATATCCTTGATTCGTTATAGCATATTGCCCATTTATAAATGATGACCCCAGTGCATTATTATTCGGTTGATATTGTGAAAAAggtatttgattattttgtaATAAGTTAGAAGGATTGTTATTATTTGCTGTATTCCTATCTGGTTTATGCTTATTATAAAACATGCTATCTTGATGCAATGCATTAAGAACATTCATGCTGTTTGCAGTACCCGGATTCTTATTTACATCAATTGATTTTGAACCTATCCcaaaaagaattattatattattgtgcATATTGCATTCTACTTGCGTTGACGAAAATATTATCACTGTACGCATTTTGTATGGCAAATAGAcaaattccaaattattttcacaatgtGCATATTAGTAATACTGTAGTAAATACAGTCTCACCTGcttaattatcaagtcaatGTTgtggaatataaaaatactGAGATTTTTGAGAACAGTATTTTTCTTACATGTCGATAAATCGCAAGCAAATATATTTAatagaatttaaatttaaaaaattcaatacctaatcgaatttccaaataaaaaaatgctgtCGGGAAATAATTGTACTCTATGAATCAATGTGCAGAATATTTTAAACCTACCTTGTTGCCACTGATGGTTCAGAACTGGATTTGTCGGGTGTTTGTCTTCTTTCTCTTCAGCTGTCCATGTACTTGGCTTAAACCGACCAGGTTGATCAACAAATGTCTCTGGTTGATTCCAGCTCTGCTGACTCGTTACGCTTTCGGGTGTAGCAGGagttataataaattgtttgccatcatttttactttcattagAATTTTGTCCCTCGCTTGGCAATCTATAACTACTGTCCACGTAAATATTTTGATCTGACCCATATTGACTCCCCTCAGAATTATGAGTGTTACTTTGACCACGATTTGGGTCATTATAATACGTATTCGGATTTCCATTAAAGTTACCACTTAGTGAACTTTCGGTTTGGCCATCATTGCCTTTGTCAATCCTATCATTTGAATTTCCTTCATTATTATAGTTATAATATGGGTGCCAACTTACAGTTGGATtgctattttcatttccacgATTATAGTTATTTCCATAATCTTTTCGACTGTCAAATCTTTGATTATTCGGTACATTCGGTACAACACCCCAGTGTGTTCTATGATCAAAACTGGTTTCACTTTGTCTCTCCGAATTTCCCACAGAGGATTTTATTCCAAAATCGGAAATTTCTGTTGTAGTTTTCAAATCTtctgtcaaaaaaaaatcataaaaatgaaaataattgtatggtttttttttttgctgttgtTCACTACAGGTCATACAGAGATAGTATTTTTGTACATAAGAATAATCTACTACATTATAATACCTTCACCGCAACCTTCCACGTTGTAGGGAAAATCGCAGACACTTGTTAATGGATTGAAGACAGTTCCGGGCCCACAGTCCATTATATGTGTATTCGCATTACTacactgtaaaaattttttacaatctgTCGGATGCCGGAACAACCCTTCTTGACCTTCAGAACATGTCACTACGTCAGGTTTTATCCGTTCCTGAGGAACCTGTAGATTCATATCACCCCTCATATCAATTCCCTGCCAAACAGGAATAGGTGTCGGATCCGTCTTAGGTTTCAATGCAtcttgaattaaataaaaaagcatGTATATTACAGTGCTATCGTAACAGTTCTGACGCAGTGCTAGAATACCTAGGAAACATTCAACATAATTTTACTAATCAATTCTTTTCAGGAATCATACCTTCACAACCTTTCACATTGTAAGGCCAGTCACAAACGCTGACTGTAGGATTGAAAACTGTTCCTGGACCACAATC from Neodiprion lecontei isolate iyNeoLeco1 chromosome 1, iyNeoLeco1.1, whole genome shotgun sequence includes these protein-coding regions:
- the LOC107223760 gene encoding uncharacterized protein LOC107223760 isoform X3, encoding MKPSENIFLLAVLTIIYFCNTSLAIFDPRETHAVKPAIRREFPILWYSPSSTTPIPIEPQVPEGVKDSGLRPKKPVVFNNGGYTYSKYGTFNRKIEQQSTNNFYNNYDQGQDGQQENSAFQHRYGQDQNLGYSDQNSYYENGWFVDNTNNQKPYEDFAIEIKKPYKDTKDFKVKPVKSIRVAKYDSETGAVCPAPDATGQFVYPPDCKFFVNCWNGRAFVQPCAPGTLFNPETLECDFPTKVQCYGSELIDLNNQYNIRPSAKKQPSQISEPEREWRVPSPTNQHPSCPLSFTGLLPHPIDCTKFLQCANGVTFIMDCGPGTVFNPTVSVCDWPYNVKGCEDALKPKTDPTPIPVWQGIDMRGDMNLQVPQERIKPDVVTCSEGQEGLFRHPTDCKKFLQCSNANTHIMDCGPGTVFNPLTSVCDFPYNVEGCGEDLKTTTEISDFGIKSSVGNSERQSETSFDHRTHWGVVPNVPNNQRFDSRKDYGNNYNRGNENSNPTVSWHPYYNYNNEGNSNDRIDKGNDGQTESSLSGNFNGNPNTYYNDPNRGQSNTHNSEGSQYGSDQNIYVDSSYRLPSEGQNSNESKNDGKQFIITPATPESVTSQQSWNQPETFVDQPGRFKPSTWTAEEKEDKHPTNPVLNHQWQQGSKSIDVNKNPGTANSMNVLNALHQDSMFYNKHKPDRNTANNNNPSNLLQNNQIPFSQYQPNNNALGSSFINGQYAITNQGYGQEYWHATEGHMDVNETYGDIIHRNSSNKNMIQSPILNTDQYTNTMFRNGNSNSRVVESTIHTSKKLPSVKTDLLGPSSGKIDLAGHRESDHDLDSKSDQWTMRTNVFHQVPSKPGTKTIKRQRKTDGKNFHYRNSTDLTMINKNWYPSGIYANVNEIQGHYITKEIEINQGHSDAQKFGNKNGVSVLAEGERDYDTTDKNTLHAQIEFDSDKDNDEKLNETKIEYTTLESTSTLVETEATMEDKKLDKDDRQISEGSKTSGIMKVTNQEIDLDIFGVEFVNSKGEPPFPVYFVQGVQPINGWDEWINITPISGQMLRLRGGSILEEGYLEVQGTQPGWGIVCDHRNAWTLKKANIVCRQLGYTRGAEMAWQGNNNQNDELPWVAADSVDCIGNETYFQSCKFTHNPYCDVARDAVGIRCLPNRAAYCREDEIPHRGFCYHLANPDTALNHAEALDYCNSKGARLLDVLDQTENNFISEWLVQRRPDVNSIMTSGFGFTTLNRTIWLWEDSNHAKFRFANWWPGWMQDERIPPSVGSRPVCVVMKRIFSCHNRPDKSCLSDYFFWDIEDCATSSKGHSYICKRVYNDIGCVYGKGQHYSGKANITESGAHCLPWNDEAIEQHLHFKVVSDEIREKLKEHNYCRNPNPNRELKPWCFTGLNGEFEHCDIPPCAEQGMIRTVTAGRCNPKHFECTPGECIPSPWICDGQEDCTNGVDEQDCSQHLEFYTKIEQHHLDDHDVEKWLNTPLKTCALRCKEADFTCRSFSHKADGNVCLLSDSNIGLTGDLQPSIDYDYYEMDERSINCSDMFVCGNGKCINQSLLCDGKNNCGDRTDESSCNLENYGYEIRLSGSNNTNQGRVEVKVWEKWGQVCDDGFGMIAANVACKELGFIYGAQEVRPAGYYGNADSQLFLMDQLKCRGNETSLRECDFDGWGIHNCLPEEAVGIVCKTAVNTCQDGSWKCDNSPECIPTPFICDEVVDCSDRSDEGPEHCEAPFELRLSGGSNLLEGRVEVRHHGIWGTVCDDDFSDTAATVICRSLGYGGPATAIKNGAFGPGDGPIWLDEVFCSGNETQLYRCDHEHWGRHNCGHDEDVGVRCESGEVIRHEKSVPYLPEVTANDILPTDCGKRIEDFDENDEYMARVVQGSVAQKGAYPWQASLRVRGHSRSNHWCGAVIISPLYVLTAAHCLEGYNKGMYFVRAGDYNTEVDDGTEVEANIEDYYIHEDFRKGQRMNNDIALVMLKGQGIPLGRNIMPICLPPENVEYLPGLNCTISGWGSIESGKSVQSHFLRFGWVPILDQSVCQADYVYGEGAISDGMVCAGYLNEGVDSCDGDSGGPLACIHNNAFTLYGLTSWGKHCGEANKPGVYVRIAHYKKWIEQKIQQSSARM
- the LOC107223760 gene encoding uncharacterized protein LOC107223760 isoform X5, which codes for MKPSENIFLLAVLTIIYFCNTSLAIFDPRETHAVKPAIRREFPILWYSPSSTTPIPIEPQVPEGVKDSGLRPKKPVVFNNGGYTYSKYGTFNRKIEQQSTNNFYNNYDQGQDGQQENSAFQHRYGQDQNLGYSDQNSYYENGWFVDNTNNQKPYEDFAIEIKKPYKDTKDFKVKPVKSIRVAKYDSETGAVCPAPDATGQFVYPPDCKFFVNCWNGRAFVQPCAPGTLFNPETLECDFPTKVQCYGSELIDLNNQYNIRPSAKKQPSQISEPEREWRVPSPTNQHPSCPLSFTGLLPHPIDCTKFLQCANGVTFIMDCGPGTVFNPTVSVCDWPYNVKGCEDALKPKTDPTPIPVWQGIDMRGDMNLQVPQERIKPDVVTCSEGQEGLFRHPTDCKKFLQCSNANTHIMDCGPGTVFNPLTSVCDFPYNVEGCGEEDLKTTTEISDFGIKSSVGNSERQSETSFDHRTHWGVVPNVPNNQRFDSRKDYGNNYNRGNENSNPTVSWHPYYNYNNEGNSNDRIDKGNDGQTESSLSGNFNGNPNTYYNDPNRGQSNTHNSEGSQYGSDQNIYVDSSYRLPSEGQNSNESKNDGKQFIITPATPESVTSQQSWNQPETFVDQPGRFKPSTWTAEEKEDKHPTNPVLNHQWQQGKIDLAGHRESDHDLDSKSDQWTMRTNVFHQVPSKPGTKTIKRQRKTDGKNFHYRNSTDLTMINKNWYPSGIYANVNEIQGHYITKEIEINQGHSDAQKFGNKNGVSVLAEGERDYDTTDKNTLHAQIEFDSDKDNDEKLNETKIEYTTLESTSTLVETEATMEDKKLDKDDRQISEGSKTSGIMKVTNQEIDLDIFGVEFVNSKGEPPFPVYFVQGVQPINGWDEWINITPISGQMLRLRGGSILEEGYLEVQGTQPGWGIVCDHRNAWTLKKANIVCRQLGYTRGAEMAWQGNNNQNDELPWVAADSVDCIGNETYFQSCKFTHNPYCDVARDAVGIRCLPNRAAYCREDEIPHRGFCYHLANPDTALNHAEALDYCNSKGARLLDVLDQTENNFISEWLVQRRPDVNSIMTSGFGFTTLNRTIWLWEDSNHAKFRFANWWPGWMQDERIPPSVGSRPVCVVMKRIFSCHNRPDKSCLSDYFFWDIEDCATSSKGHSYICKRVYNDIGCVYGKGQHYSGKANITESGAHCLPWNDEAIEQHLHFKVVSDEIREKLKEHNYCRNPNPNRELKPWCFTGLNGEFEHCDIPPCAEQGMIRTVTAGRCNPKHFECTPGECIPSPWICDGQEDCTNGVDEQDCSQHLEFYTKIEQHHLDDHDVEKWLNTPLKTCALRCKEADFTCRSFSHKADGNVCLLSDSNIGLTGDLQPSIDYDYYEMDERSINCSDMFVCGNGKCINQSLLCDGKNNCGDRTDESSCNLENYGYEIRLSGSNNTNQGRVEVKVWEKWGQVCDDGFGMIAANVACKELGFIYGAQEVRPAGYYGNADSQLFLMDQLKCRGNETSLRECDFDGWGIHNCLPEEAVGIVCKTAVNTCQDGSWKCDNSPECIPTPFICDEVVDCSDRSDEGPEHCEAPFELRLSGGSNLLEGRVEVRHHGIWGTVCDDDFSDTAATVICRSLGYGGPATAIKNGAFGPGDGPIWLDEVFCSGNETQLYRCDHEHWGRHNCGHDEDVGVRCESGEVIRHEKSVPYLPEVTANDILPTDCGKRIEDFDENDEYMARVVQGSVAQKGAYPWQASLRVRGHSRSNHWCGAVIISPLYVLTAAHCLEGYNKGMYFVRAGDYNTEVDDGTEVEANIEDYYIHEDFRKGQRMNNDIALVMLKGQGIPLGRNIMPICLPPENVEYLPGLNCTISGWGSIESGKSVQSHFLRFGWVPILDQSVCQADYVYGEGAISDGMVCAGYLNEGVDSCDGDSGGPLACIHNNAFTLYGLTSWGKHCGEANKPGVYVRIAHYKKWIEQKIQQSSARM
- the LOC107223760 gene encoding uncharacterized protein LOC107223760 isoform X1, translated to MKPSENIFLLAVLTIIYFCNTSLAIFDPRETHAVKPAIRREFPILWYSPSSTTPIPIEPQVPEGVKDSGLRPKKPVVFNNGGYTYSKYGTFNRKIEQQSTNNFYNNYDQGQDGQQENSAFQHRYGQDQNLGYSDQNSYYENGWFVDNTNNQKPYEDFAIEIKKPYKDTKDFKVKPVKSIRVAKYDSETGAVCPAPDATGQFVYPPDCKFFVNCWNGRAFVQPCAPGTLFNPETLECDFPTKVQCYGSELIDLNNQYNIRPSAKKQPSQISEPEREWRVPSPTNQHPSCPLSFTGLLPHPIDCTKFLQCANGVTFIMDCGPGTVFNPTVSVCDWPYNVKGCEDALKPKTDPTPIPVWQGIDMRGDMNLQVPQERIKPDVVTCSEGQEGLFRHPTDCKKFLQCSNANTHIMDCGPGTVFNPLTSVCDFPYNVEGCGEEDLKTTTEISDFGIKSSVGNSERQSETSFDHRTHWGVVPNVPNNQRFDSRKDYGNNYNRGNENSNPTVSWHPYYNYNNEGNSNDRIDKGNDGQTESSLSGNFNGNPNTYYNDPNRGQSNTHNSEGSQYGSDQNIYVDSSYRLPSEGQNSNESKNDGKQFIITPATPESVTSQQSWNQPETFVDQPGRFKPSTWTAEEKEDKHPTNPVLNHQWQQGSKSIDVNKNPGTANSMNVLNALHQDSMFYNKHKPDRNTANNNNPSNLLQNNQIPFSQYQPNNNALGSSFINGQYAITNQGYGQEYWHATEGHMDVNETYGDIIHRNSSNKNMIQSPILNTDQYTNTMFRNGNSNSRVVESTIHTSKKLPSVKTDLLGPSSGKIDLAGHRESDHDLDSKSDQWTMRTNVFHQVPSKPGTKTIKRQRKTDGKNFHYRNSTDLTMINKNWYPSGIYANVNEIQGHYITKEIEINQGHSDAQKFGNKNGVSVLAEGERDYDTTDKNTLHAQIEFDSDKDNDEKLNETKIEYTTLESTSTLVETEATMEDKKLDKDDRQISEGSKTSGIMKVTNQEIDLDIFGVEFVNSKGEPPFPVYFVQGVQPINGWDEWINITPISGQMLRLRGGSILEEGYLEVQGTQPGWGIVCDHRNAWTLKKANIVCRQLGYTRGAEMAWQGNNNQNDELPWVAADSVDCIGNETYFQSCKFTHNPYCDVARDAVGIRCLPNRAAYCREDEIPHRGFCYHLANPDTALNHAEALDYCNSKGARLLDVLDQTENNFISEWLVQRRPDVNSIMTSGFGFTTLNRTIWLWEDSNHAKFRFANWWPGWMQDERIPPSVGSRPVCVVMKRIFSCHNRPDKSCLSDYFFWDIEDCATSSKGHSYICKRVYNDIGCVYGKGQHYSGKANITESGAHCLPWNDEAIEQHLHFKVVSDEIREKLKEHNYCRNPNPNRELKPWCFTGLNGEFEHCDIPPCAEQGMIRTVTAGRCNPKHFECTPGECIPSPWICDGQEDCTNGVDEQDCSQHLEFYTKIEQHHLDDHDVEKWLNTPLKTCALRCKEADFTCRSFSHKADGNVCLLSDSNIGLTGDLQPSIDYDYYEMDERSINCSDMFVCGNGKCINQSLLCDGKNNCGDRTDESSCNLENYGYEIRLSGSNNTNQGRVEVKVWEKWGQVCDDGFGMIAANVACKELGFIYGAQEVRPAGYYGNADSQLFLMDQLKCRGNETSLRECDFDGWGIHNCLPEEAVGIVCKTAVNTCQDGSWKCDNSPECIPTPFICDEVVDCSDRSDEGPEHCEAPFELRLSGGSNLLEGRVEVRHHGIWGTVCDDDFSDTAATVICRSLGYGGPATAIKNGAFGPGDGPIWLDEVFCSGNETQLYRCDHEHWGRHNCGHDEDVGVRCESGEVIRHEKSVPYLPEVTANDILPTDCGKRIEDFDENDEYMARVVQGSVAQKGAYPWQASLRVRGHSRSNHWCGAVIISPLYVLTAAHCLEGYNKGMYFVRAGDYNTEVDDGTEVEANIEDYYIHEDFRKGQRMNNDIALVMLKGQGIPLGRNIMPICLPPENVEYLPGLNCTISGWGSIESGKSVQSHFLRFGWVPILDQSVCQADYVYGEGAISDGMVCAGYLNEGVDSCDGDSGGPLACIHNNAFTLYGLTSWGKHCGEANKPGVYVRIAHYKKWIEQKIQQSSARM